Within the Leishmania donovani BPK282A1 complete genome, chromosome 13 genome, the region CTCCACACCGCCGTcccggccgcggcgcccagcgacgacgtcgcCTCCGTCAAGAAGCCGTACACGCGCGacgtcttctcctcctcgtggtTGCCACGCGTCAGGTAAACTAGCGTCGGGTATTCCACCTTCagtgccagcagcagcagcaccacctccaggCTGTGCGGGCCGCGGTCCACGTAGTCACCCATGAACAGGAAGNNNNNNNNNNNNNNNNNNNNNNNNNNNNNNNNNNNNNNNNNNNNNNNNNNNNNNNNNNNNNNNNNNNNNNNNNNNNNNNNNNNNNNNNNNNNNNNNNNNGGCGAGANNNNNNNNNNNNNNNNNNNNNNNNNNNNGTACAGTGTCTGCACAATCGCGGCCAGCGGTAGGTCGAGGAACACCTTGTTCACGGCGCTCCACACCGCCGTcccggccgcggcgcccagcgacgacgtcgcCTCCGTCAAGAAGCCGTACACGCGCGacgtcttctcctcctcgtggtTGCCACGCGTCAGGTAAACTAGCGTCGGGTATTCCACCTTCagtgccagcagcagcagcaccacctccaggCTGTGCGGGCCGCGGTCCACGTAGTCACCCATGAACAGGAAGCGGCGGTCGCGTCCGTCGGGGttgcaccggcgccggtcgTACTGCTGGCAGAGCACGCTCGTGTAGAGGTCCTGGAACTGGCCGTGGATgtcgcccaccaccaccagcgtgTCGTGCGCTACCAcctccagctccagcagTGTTGGCTCCTTCACtagcaccgccgtcgccgcagcgcacagcTTCATGATGTAGTCCTCGTTGAAGAAGCTCGCCTGCGTGTactcgtcgccgtccttcTGCGATGCCGTCGGGGCAccgacgtcgccgcgctcgccacggcgcagcagccactcgATCAGCGGCAAAAACTCTCCGCTGCGTGGCGTCGCACCGAAGAAGCGCTTCTCGCCACTCCCTTTGCCGGTGCTGGAGAGAAGCGGCTTATCGTTCTCCAGGTCGTCAGCGATCGTCGACGAGCTCTCCGAGATTCGCAGCCGggggccggcgccgcagccttgGGGGTTGTTCCCAGGTGCGAGCAAGAGTGGAGAAATCCCCTTGCCGGAGTTGTCTAACGTCTTCAGGAGGCAGTTGGAGGTGGCCCACgagtcggcgccggcgagagGCCGCCGTGCGTCACAAAGAAGCGCATGTACAGTGTCTGCACAATCGCGGCCAGCGGTAGGTCGAGGAACACCTTGTTCACGGCGCTCCACACCGCCGTcccggccgcggcgcccagcgacgacgtcgcCTCCGTCAAGAAGCCGTACACGCGCGacgtcttctcctcctcgtggtTGCCACGCGTCAGGTAAACTAGCGTCGGGTATTCCACCTTCagtgccagcagcagcagcaccacctccaggCTGTGCGGGCCGCGGTCCACGTAGTCACCCATGAACAGGAAGCGGCGGTCGCGTCCGTCGGGGttgcaccggcgccggtcgTACTGCTGGCAGAGCACGCTCGTGTAGAGGTCCTGGAACTGGCCGTGGATgtcgcccaccaccaccagcgtgTCGTGCGCTACCAcctccagctccagcagTGTTGGCTCCTTCACtagcaccgccgtcgccgcagcgcacagcTTCATGATGTAGTCCTCGTTGAAGAAGCTCGCCTGCGTGTactcgtcgccgtccttcTGCGATGCCGTCGGGGCAccgacgtcgccgcgctcgccacggcgcagcagccactcgATCAGCGGCAAAAACTCTCCGCTGCGTGGCGTCGCACCGAAGAAGCGCTTCTCGCCACTCCCTTTGCCGGTGCTGGAGAGAAGCGGCTTATCGTTCTCCAGGTCGTCAGCGATCGTCGACGAGCTCTCCGAGATTCGCAGCCGggggccggcgccgcagccttgGGGGTTGTTCCCAGGTGCGAGCAAGAGTGGAGAAATCCCCTTGCCGGAGTTGTCTAACGTCTTCAGGAGGCAGTTGGAGGTGGCCCACGAgtcggcggcgtcagcgtgGCATGGATCAGTGTTGATGTTGCCAAGGAGGCTTGAGACCTTANNNNNNNNNNNNNNNNNNNNNNNNNNNNNNNNNNNNNNNNNNNNNNNNNNNNNNNNNNNNNNNNNNNNNNNNNNNNNNNNNNNNNNNNNNNNNNNNNNNcgccgcgctcgccacggcgcagcagccactcgATCAGCGGCAAAAACTCTCCGCTGCGTGGCGTCGCACCGAAGAAGCGCTTCTCGCCACTCCCTTTGCCGGTGCTGGAGAGAAGCGGCTTATCGTTCTCCAGGTCGTCAGCGATCGTCGACGAGCTCTCCGAGATTCGCAGCCGggggccggcgccgcagccttgGGGGTTGTTCCCAGGTGCGAGCAAGAGTGGAGAAATCCCCTTGCCGGAGTTGTCTAACGTCTTCAGGAGGCAGTTGGAGGTGGCCCACGAgtcggcggcgtcagcgtgGCATGGATCAGTGTTGATGTTGCCAAGGAGGCTTGAGACCTTAAGGCGACCGTTGGCACTGGTGGCCGGCACTGACGGCGAGTTCACAGTGGGTACAGCTTCCTGCGGTGCACCAGGCACCGGTACCCCGATACAGCCACTaggggtggcgcaggcgtTAGTCGCGggcttgttgctgctgtaCGTCGACAAGACAGGGGAATGGATGCCCTGGATGTGGGGGCTACGATCGGTCAGGTAGTACTCCACGCTCCCCGTCACGACGCGAGCGACGTTGAGAGACGCGTCGCCAttggtgttgctgctgcctttCCCTGCCGCGATtgcgccgcgagcgccggAGGTAATGGCTGAGGTGTCGCAGCACGCGGGACGCAAGACGTGCACTTTGCCTACCGAGTCGCCTCCCTCTTTAGCCTGACGCGAGATGGCGAACGGCAGAGACGTTTCCATAAGGGACGCCGCACCACAGAATAATAATAAtactaaaaaaaaaaaaaaaactgcaCAACGTTGTGTATTCGGGTATGCCACCTCACGCACGGAGAGTCAGGCGCCGTGGCACGCAAGAGGCACACAAAACAGCGCGAGAGTACGCAAAATAGGAACGctcagcacacgcacacacacacgaaacgTTGTCCAAATGAAAGACGTCAGGGATGCGAAACTCActcaccaaaaaaaaaagaaggacgAGAGAGCCACTCAAACCTGATGAGGCCGACAAAGTaagcggagggagaggggcgtgaAACCCCTCTAACGGCAGAGGAGCAACAGCCACAGCACccgcaacacacacacacaagcaagcaCGCAACCAAAACAAGAAACACACAGAAGGAGCGAGGGCAGAACAGAAGCCAATGTACTTATATCgaggtagagagagaggaagatgTCGATTTACAAGCAGGGAAAGAAACGAGACACGAAGCGCACCGCCTGACGCAAAAGATTGACAGGAAAGCAGGGCAACGACAAAAAAGTGGTGAGagaacagagaagagagggaagggcagGCGggacggagagaggggggcgtgTCTCTTGAGCGACAAGGACgagcggagaagaagcgccAGAGAAGCAAGGCACGAAAATACGAGCACTAAGCACGAAGGGAGAAACcccacgaaaaaaaaaaaacaagggTTAGACCCTACGGAGTGGGCCCCTCTCTGCGTAAAGCGTGCAACAAGATATGCAGTGCAGACGAAGAGAGGAACGCGATCGATTCTCTCGTTATCGCCGTTGGTTTTCGTTTATGCGAGtctttatgtgtgtgtgtgtggggggggggaggaatGGGGCCAAAGCCCTccaagaaaaagaagggcCCGTAAgtcacacgcgcgcacgcagagagaggggcgttGCAGGAGCCTTCCAGAGAAAcgaagcaaaagaaaaaaacgagcCCCGAATACGGCCTACAAGCGAACTTTTTCCTTGAGAAATCAAAACCCCCAAAAGGAAGCAGGGAGGGGCTGACTGCTGCTCGTTCTATTCGCTTCGATTAAtgtacgcacacacacacgcacacgaggcCCGTCTACAGCAGCGAGTCGGCAAAAGggtgaagagagaggggggccaGTGAACAAAGACGTGCAAatacacgcacgtgcgcgcacacacacacacacacaccaacaccGATATATAAAACAAACGCTATCGCAGTCGCTCTCACTGGCAGGCACGCTGGAAGgggcgtgtgctgctgctggtcgtATTATcggctgtgcgtgcttgcgtgggtacgggtgtgcgtgtgcagagcGAGGATgacacgaagaaaaaaagagagaagggaatGTGTATCGATCTCTGTGAGCCGTGTGAGGGTGAGCCGACGCTGTTGTCTGTTCTACCTTATGCTTGGTATCTTGTCGTTCGACGAGTCCGGAGAgccagagagcgagagagggggagagttGTCTCGGCGTGCGATACACGGCAACaatgcgaaaaaaaaaaggatcAACGAAAGGGATGCACTGGcgtggggaagagggggaccaggacacaagcacacacacaaaacaacaacagagcAAACGAGAAAATCAAAGGAGTCGACGatgggaaggaggagggccaGAGAGTCAGCGATGacagatatatatatatatatagatcTTTTTGATGGAGGTTGAAAGAAGCGGAAGAAAaggagcaagagagagagacacacccAACAGCGAGGGGCACAAGAACGATTTTGGCTCGGTCCGCTGAGCTGTCTGTTTtgtcttttctttttcgaaATCGACTCGTGCGTGCCTCTGATCCAGAAAACGGCTGTTTCAGTGATGTCGAGGAAGTAGAAGACCCGGGGAGCTTGGGGAGAAGACActgagggaaggaggaggaggtagGGTAAGAGTTTTGGTGACCACTGCGTGGGCAATC harbors:
- a CDS encoding phosphoprotein phosphatase-like protein — translated: METSLPFAISRQAKEGGDSVGKVHVLRPACCDTSAITSGARGAIAAGKGSSNTNGDASLNVARVVTGSVEYYLTDRSPHIQGIHSPVLSTYSSNKPATNACATPSGCIGVPVPGAPQEAVPTVNSPSVPATSANGRLKVSSLLGNINTDPCHADAADSWATSNCLLKTLDNSGKGISPLLLAPGNNPQGCGAGPRLRISESSSTIADDLENDKPLLSSTGKGSGEKRFFGATPRSGEFLPLIEWLLRRGERG